The proteins below come from a single Mesobacillus jeotgali genomic window:
- a CDS encoding S8 family peptidase, producing the protein MGKWKKNLVSIGVSASLIAGTALMPGGATFAKSSDKHVGTSAISVNSPLLQQKLDQKKPPFSEDTLVIKYQKPLTATEHRRLGGTLVHQVSGLKYAVVQVKDKKNLHKVISQYQQLDKVVSVTPSVLYQQLGLKDPKVGEQYHLTQLQIEKAQKLSGKNKVKVAVIDTGIKADHPDLKGKIISSKNTVNPISPGMADSHGTHVAGIIAAKKDNGIGGYGINPDADILSIDVFDRGWGASDYAIAEGILEAVRSGARVINMSLGGPMPSPIIEDAVKQAVARNVVIIAAAGNDATDWTNYPAGYEGVISVGSTNKYKKLSSYSSFGPSVDIVAPGEDVYSTIYEPEKLSSYRKMSGTSMASPVVAATASLLLSKYPKLTASQVEYILEHSADDLGEKGFDVKFGHGLVNPVKALQFDQKKIPSIVNKKMTEKEIFAAAKNVKVSEQSLFTDAITKPYEEKWIKFDVKKGDNIQSVLSGADKYDYKMMMRFTSASTKRIHEVNKVREGKAEGKLFIAPADGVLAIGVKDVNANYDDSKKKTSKYTLQVSRTTGHLTDDSDLENPVAIETIPYSNDENPLTFTGRYGEDDDYFTFSVEERQVVKLEVSAVPGTNSAISVYPADMILPVSGEMPEGEYPDKGEYQAAHEGEHGEEFEPMYYANNGGISEGEALTFTAEPGMPYAVKVSNQPGNYYGMYEFYYGYDMFTETMVKPESSLVPYFFSINGKVMPADEDNLPFMEEPPMSEEPMEEHAEGDLEQQRVKIASAYHAAHEENPELEYLNMVQENARPYTIGKRADGYLSSFEDEDWFTLSPQQTGVYEFTLDKSGNIPWFEIYKLETEKNDEGEEFKWLNYIGTNVTWEMFGNGVTTKVYTGLKKGEKYLIKLNNDYMRNEISFNSYAFNSRLVTKDVMDKYEDNDKLEKVKDMPGAVVQGNFGMPNDQDVFYFKAKTTGVHGVTLERGALTKTLSRLPKEIVSPFYGFVQIIEDRNKNRKVDEFEYNLAQYIEKGVYNGYTFGSFKAKKGSNYIIVAAGWPESSTPLTLLPYKLTVAAANTKDEDAGNKVVNNKASKPVKMKKLTVHTWESTGHFNSGLTFGDEDWYTFTLERNSSGVIKLEGSIETDGKIELYQNGKLVSKADFYPEGDAEVLSASLKKGTYQIKISDFHGSSTIKPYKLKVYMK; encoded by the coding sequence ATAAAGTACCAGAAGCCTCTGACTGCAACAGAACATCGCAGGCTCGGGGGAACATTGGTCCATCAGGTTTCAGGGTTGAAATATGCTGTTGTTCAGGTGAAGGATAAAAAGAACCTACATAAGGTCATTTCACAATACCAGCAGCTTGATAAAGTTGTTTCAGTTACTCCATCTGTACTGTACCAGCAGCTTGGCCTCAAAGACCCAAAGGTTGGGGAGCAGTATCATTTAACCCAGCTGCAGATCGAAAAAGCGCAAAAGCTTTCCGGGAAAAATAAAGTGAAGGTTGCCGTCATCGACACTGGGATTAAAGCAGACCATCCTGATTTAAAAGGGAAAATCATTTCAAGCAAAAATACCGTCAATCCTATCAGCCCCGGGATGGCCGATTCACATGGAACTCACGTTGCCGGAATTATCGCTGCGAAAAAAGATAACGGAATCGGCGGGTATGGAATCAATCCGGATGCTGATATCCTTTCTATCGATGTTTTTGACCGTGGATGGGGCGCAAGTGACTATGCGATTGCCGAAGGAATCCTCGAAGCTGTAAGGAGCGGGGCAAGAGTCATCAATATGAGCCTTGGAGGCCCAATGCCTTCGCCGATCATAGAGGATGCCGTCAAGCAGGCAGTCGCCAGGAATGTGGTTATTATTGCCGCAGCCGGCAATGATGCTACTGATTGGACAAACTATCCGGCGGGATATGAAGGTGTCATCAGCGTTGGTTCTACCAATAAGTATAAAAAACTATCAAGCTATTCTTCTTTCGGGCCTTCTGTTGACATCGTCGCTCCGGGAGAAGATGTCTACAGTACAATCTATGAACCGGAAAAACTATCAAGCTATCGTAAAATGAGCGGTACGTCCATGGCATCTCCGGTCGTAGCAGCAACTGCTTCACTTTTGCTTTCCAAGTATCCAAAGCTTACTGCCTCACAGGTTGAGTATATTCTGGAGCACAGTGCAGATGACCTGGGCGAAAAAGGTTTTGACGTAAAATTTGGACACGGGTTAGTGAATCCTGTAAAAGCACTGCAATTTGACCAGAAGAAGATTCCTTCCATCGTAAATAAGAAAATGACGGAAAAAGAAATCTTCGCAGCTGCCAAAAACGTGAAAGTCAGCGAGCAATCATTGTTCACTGATGCAATCACTAAGCCTTACGAGGAAAAATGGATCAAGTTCGATGTGAAAAAAGGGGACAACATCCAGTCTGTATTATCCGGTGCGGATAAATATGATTACAAAATGATGATGCGATTCACTTCTGCCAGCACAAAGCGCATTCATGAAGTCAATAAAGTTCGTGAAGGCAAGGCGGAAGGCAAGCTTTTCATAGCTCCAGCTGATGGAGTACTGGCGATAGGCGTAAAGGACGTCAATGCAAACTATGATGACTCTAAAAAGAAAACATCTAAATATACTTTGCAGGTAAGCAGGACAACCGGTCATCTGACAGATGATTCAGACCTTGAGAATCCAGTGGCAATCGAAACGATTCCATACAGCAATGACGAGAATCCGCTGACTTTTACAGGAAGGTATGGAGAAGATGATGACTACTTCACGTTTTCCGTAGAAGAACGACAGGTCGTAAAGCTGGAAGTAAGTGCGGTTCCGGGAACCAACTCGGCAATCAGTGTTTATCCGGCTGATATGATCCTGCCAGTTTCAGGTGAGATGCCTGAGGGAGAATATCCTGATAAAGGTGAATACCAGGCGGCGCATGAAGGTGAACATGGCGAGGAATTCGAGCCAATGTACTATGCCAACAATGGCGGAATCAGTGAAGGGGAAGCATTGACCTTTACTGCTGAGCCAGGAATGCCTTATGCTGTAAAAGTTTCAAATCAGCCTGGCAACTACTATGGTATGTATGAATTCTATTATGGCTATGATATGTTCACTGAAACAATGGTGAAGCCTGAAAGCTCTTTGGTACCATATTTCTTCAGTATTAACGGTAAAGTAATGCCGGCGGATGAAGACAATCTTCCGTTCATGGAGGAACCGCCAATGTCAGAGGAGCCGATGGAAGAACATGCTGAAGGAGACCTTGAGCAGCAAAGGGTTAAAATTGCTTCAGCCTATCATGCAGCGCATGAGGAAAACCCTGAACTGGAATACCTGAATATGGTCCAGGAGAATGCACGACCATATACAATCGGCAAACGTGCAGACGGATATTTATCATCATTCGAGGATGAGGATTGGTTTACACTCAGCCCTCAGCAAACAGGAGTATACGAGTTCACACTCGATAAGTCAGGCAATATTCCTTGGTTTGAAATCTATAAGCTCGAAACTGAAAAGAATGATGAAGGTGAAGAGTTCAAATGGCTTAACTATATCGGAACAAATGTCACCTGGGAAATGTTTGGCAATGGAGTCACCACTAAAGTATACACAGGTTTGAAAAAGGGAGAGAAATACCTTATCAAACTGAACAACGATTATATGAGGAACGAAATCAGCTTCAATTCATATGCATTCAATTCAAGACTTGTCACGAAGGATGTTATGGATAAATACGAGGACAATGACAAGCTGGAAAAAGTAAAAGACATGCCAGGTGCAGTGGTTCAAGGCAACTTCGGTATGCCAAACGACCAGGATGTATTCTACTTCAAGGCAAAGACTACCGGAGTCCATGGTGTTACTCTCGAGCGTGGTGCTTTGACCAAAACGCTTAGCCGCCTGCCGAAAGAAATCGTCAGTCCGTTCTACGGCTTTGTCCAGATCATCGAAGACCGGAACAAAAATCGCAAAGTGGATGAATTTGAATACAACCTTGCTCAATATATTGAAAAGGGAGTATATAACGGCTATACCTTTGGTTCTTTCAAGGCTAAAAAAGGCAGCAACTACATTATCGTGGCAGCTGGCTGGCCAGAGAGTAGCACACCGTTAACTCTACTGCCTTACAAGCTGACTGTCGCTGCAGCTAATACGAAGGATGAGGACGCAGGCAATAAAGTAGTAAACAATAAAGCATCCAAGCCTGTAAAAATGAAGAAATTAACAGTTCATACATGGGAGTCAACAGGCCACTTCAATTCCGGATTAACATTCGGTGACGAGGACTGGTATACATTCACCCTTGAGCGCAACTCTTCAGGTGTCATCAAATTGGAAGGTTCTATTGAGACAGATGGCAAAATCGAGCTATACCAAAACGGTAAACTGGTTTCTAAGGCTGATTTCTATCCAGAAGGTGATGCCGAAGTGTTATCAGCTTCTTTGAAAAAGGGAACTTACCAGATCAAAATCAGCGATTTCCATGGCAGCTCAACCATCAAGCCATATAAGCTGAAAGTGTATATGAAGTAA